Genomic window (Bacillus pumilus):
CGAAGGCATATGTGGAAGAAAAGGGTGCCCCAATTGTCATTAAAGCCGATGGTCTCGCAGCAGGAAAAGGTGTGACAGTCGCAATGACACTTGAAGAGGCGATCAACTGCCTGCATGACTTTTTAGAGGATGAAAAGTTTGGCGATGCGAGTGCATCGGTTGTCATTGAAGAATTTTTAACAGGTGAAGAATTTTCACTGATGGCCTTTGTCACTGGAGAAAAGGTGTATCCAATGGTGATCGCGCAAGATCATAAACGGGCATTTGAAGATGACAAAGGACCGAACACCGGCGGGATGGGCGCTTATTCACCCGTTCCGCAAATTTCAAATGAAGTCGTACAAAAAGCTGTTGAAGATGTCGTCAAACCGGCTGCTCGTGCAATGGTGCAGGAAGGGCGTCCGTTTACAGGCATTTTATATGCAGGCTTAATGCTGACACCAGAAGGCTCAAAGGTCATTGAGTTCAATGCACGCTTTGGCGATCCTGAAACGCAGGTGGTTCTTCCTCGTCTTGAATCAGATCTAGTTCAAGTCTTCCTTGATATTCTAGACGGAAAAGATGTGGATTTACAGTGGAAAGACACTGCCGCTGTGAGTGTGGTTCTTGCTTCAGAAGGATATCCTGAGGACTACGCAAAAGGTACGCCAATCGGCGCTTTGCAAACAACGGTCTCTGATGTCGTGACCTTCCACGCAGGAACAAAAAAGGAAAACGATCAATTCGTCACAAATGGCGGCCGTGTAGCAAATGTGACCGCATTTGACGACACATTTGAAGCGGCAAGATCAAGAGTGTATGAAGCGGTTGAAGAAATCATTCAGCCAGGTCTATTTTATCGCCGTGACATTGGCGCCCGTGCGCTGAAGGCTGCGGGGAAAACGGTTTAATCCAAACACCTTTCTATCTAACGAGATGGAAAGGTGTTTTTTTCTTCTTTTGATGATTAGAAGGGATAAAGCCTGAATATGAAGAAGTGTTATTAGAT
Coding sequences:
- the purD gene encoding phosphoribosylamine--glycine ligase is translated as MNVLIIGRGGREHTIAWKVNQSELVSQVFVASGNDGMTDAAKLVPIDEGDHEALIRFAKDNEIGLTIVGPEVPLIAGVVDAFEEAGLKVFGPNAKAAVIEGSKEFAKDLMKNYEIPTAAYATFTSFEKAKAYVEEKGAPIVIKADGLAAGKGVTVAMTLEEAINCLHDFLEDEKFGDASASVVIEEFLTGEEFSLMAFVTGEKVYPMVIAQDHKRAFEDDKGPNTGGMGAYSPVPQISNEVVQKAVEDVVKPAARAMVQEGRPFTGILYAGLMLTPEGSKVIEFNARFGDPETQVVLPRLESDLVQVFLDILDGKDVDLQWKDTAAVSVVLASEGYPEDYAKGTPIGALQTTVSDVVTFHAGTKKENDQFVTNGGRVANVTAFDDTFEAARSRVYEAVEEIIQPGLFYRRDIGARALKAAGKTV